The DNA window TCGATGCCCGTCCTCTTTGCGGCGATGCGGCGCTCTGGGAGGAGTTCCAAAAAGAGGTCCGGTCGGCGCTTGCGTCGTCTTCCGTGCAGGGCAAATTAATCCGGATGAAACTCAAGGAGCAATCAGTGCGGATCGAAAAATTCGGGAGGTCTGTTTTTGTGCTGGAGCCCAACATCCGCGATTCGGCCGGGGGCTTAAGGGATATTCATCTGATCCGCTGGATCGCCAAAATTCAGGGAAGGGAAGGGGGCTTTGACGGCCTGCGGGACTTGGGATTCATCTTGGAAGACGAATTGAAGAGCCTCATGACCGCCCGCAGTTTCTTTCTCCGTGTGCGGAATGAACTCCATTTTCTGGTGGGGAAAAAGGTCGATCTTTTGACCTTCCACCGTCAGGAGAAAATTGCCGGAAATATGGGTTTTGCCGAACCGGAAGCCACCAAGTGGCTGGACACCAGGTGGGACCAAAGGCCCCCCCTTTGGGGGCAAGCTCCGGCGGCATCGGACGGCATTCCGGGGGTGGAAAAATTCATGCAGGCCTATTACCGGCTCGCCTACCAGATTCACCTCATTTCGGGCACGGTTATCCGGCGGCTGACCTACCGGAAAAGGGGTTTGGGCGAAATCTTCCGCAGACTGAAGGTCAGGAATATCGATGAATATTTCCGGATCGTGGATGACCAGATCGCGGCGGTATCAAAGGACCTGTTCGAGGCGCATCCCGACGCCTTCATGAGGATTTTTCATCATGTTCAAACGATGGGTCTTGCCGTTCATTCGGAGACAAAAGACATCATCCGCGCCTCGCTTTCGCGGGTGGATGAGCGGTTCCGGAGGGATCCAGAAAATTGCCGCCTTTTCCGCGGGATGATGAACGACTATCGCAATCTGGGGCAGATGCTTTTCGCCATGCACGAGGTCCATTTTCTGGATGAATGGCTCCCGGAATTCAAAAAGCTCCGGTGCCGCGTCCAGCACGACATCTATCACATCTACACCATCGACGCCCATTCGATCTTTGCCGTCAACGAGCTCTCCCGGCTTTTCTGTGGGGCGTATGCCGGTTCGTTTGAACTTTTCTCCCGGGTCTTAAAAGAGGTCTCAAGGCCGGAACTTTTGACGATGGGTCTCTTCTATCACGACATCGGCAAAGGGGAGGGGGGAAATCATTCCCTGAAGGGGGCCGAAATGGCCAGGCGGGCGACGAAAAGGCTTGGGTTTTCACCGGAGGAGCAAAATATCGTGGAATTTTTGGTCATCTCCCATCTGATGATGCCGCACCTCTCGCAGAGACGCGATCTGGAAGACCAGAGCATGATCATTGAATTTGCGCGGTCGATGGGGAGTGTCGATCATTTGAACATGCTTTTGCTTTTAACCTGGGCCGATATCCGCGCAGTGGGGCCCGATGCC is part of the Deltaproteobacteria bacterium genome and encodes:
- a CDS encoding HD domain-containing protein, translating into MLIQTLDEIKCIRLSPEDYSRFVPALTVDNSPVAETAKAYLLACDETIKKLHHENYHAENIIEIRSRMIDQLLTVLFNHFEQEVILELQHSGRRAILIAQGGYGRQEMNVYSDIDLLFLYPSKKGAYIENLTEKILYLLWDLGLEVGYATRTVSECKKLMMQDATIMTAILDARPLCGDAALWEEFQKEVRSALASSSVQGKLIRMKLKEQSVRIEKFGRSVFVLEPNIRDSAGGLRDIHLIRWIAKIQGREGGFDGLRDLGFILEDELKSLMTARSFFLRVRNELHFLVGKKVDLLTFHRQEKIAGNMGFAEPEATKWLDTRWDQRPPLWGQAPAASDGIPGVEKFMQAYYRLAYQIHLISGTVIRRLTYRKRGLGEIFRRLKVRNIDEYFRIVDDQIAAVSKDLFEAHPDAFMRIFHHVQTMGLAVHSETKDIIRASLSRVDERFRRDPENCRLFRGMMNDYRNLGQMLFAMHEVHFLDEWLPEFKKLRCRVQHDIYHIYTIDAHSIFAVNELSRLFCGAYAGSFELFSRVLKEVSRPELLTMGLFYHDIGKGEGGNHSLKGAEMARRATKRLGFSPEEQNIVEFLVISHLMMPHLSQRRDLEDQSMIIEFARSMGSVDHLNMLLLLTWADIRAVGPDAWTDWKGTLLERLYLKTREVIERGDFSKEKTLARVERVRETLLQKLGPKYPGEDFQKFLSTLPFRYFFAVNEGEVERHFQLVEKALAGPVFCEFRCLEGEKMHEIFIHTVNAPQVFSLVTGVMAGFAVNIYGAEVFQKTDGSLILLLKITDAGGVPIQRPEKFEAIRQSLTEVLMGSCRVDDLIARRQLPEYLMKQPVQKAESKVAIDNDVSAYYTVIDVYAHDRLGLLYDITRTLNRLGCYVEVSKISTKVEQVTDSFYVKDIFGKKIISKEKLREIRRALQEVVEVKIDKPAEA